The DNA segment CAGCCATGAACCCGACTTCTGTCGTGATATACGACGGTGACTGTGCCTTCTGTTCGACAGCCTCGAAGGCTCTCGAAAGACTCGAAGACGTCGGTGCTGTCTCGTGGTACGACGACGAGGCTCAGTGGTTCCTCGAAGCCGAGTTCGGCGAGACGCCTTTCGTCCTCTTTCTCGTCGACTCCGACGAGGCGACAGTGTACGCCGGAGGCGACGCCGCCGAGGAGCTAGCCGACAGAGCCGGTCTCCCGGGTCTCGTGGGCGACCTGTTGGGCGACAGGTACGAGACGGTCTCGGAGGTTATACGTAAGGTCACTCGAACCGAGGGAAGCCCCGAGAGCTTCGGCGGTGTCTACGGAATAGAAGACGAGGCGATGCGTCTCTTCGACGAACTATCCGAGGCGTCCGAGACGGCTGAGGACAGGAAAGCCGATACCGATACCAATACCGAGACAGAGACCGATACTGAGACAGAGACGGAGTAGACTCACGAGGTAGTGCTAGTCGGGAGACATATCCTGACACACGTTCCGGTTCCGTCGGTCTTCTCCTCACCGGTTTCCTCTATCTCTGTCTTCCCTCCCGAGTTGACCACCGACCAGTGGACTAGCCAGAGTCCGAGACCGCTTCCGTGTAGAAGGCTAGTCTCCTCGCCGTTTCTGAGAACCTCCTTCTCGTACTCGGGAACCCCGCCGGCGTCGTCTTCTACCTCTATCCTGACCCTGTCCCCTTCGTCCTCTGAGACTTCGACTCCGACACACGGTCTCTCGGAGTCGTTGTGTAAGACTCCGTTCTCGACTACCTCCTTGACAGCCGATCCTACGACTACGGGGAGACGTCTCTCCGCGACGTCGTCGGAGCACTCGACCGACACGTCGACTTCGGGATACCTCTCGCACACGTCTCCGACGACCTCGTCGACTATCTCGGAGACACGTCTCGTGTCTGTCTCGGCGTTTCTCACGAACTCGACTGTGTCGTTGATCTTCTCCGTCTCGTCGCTCAGACCCACGAGTCTGTCGGCACTCTCGGAGATCTCGGCGATCTTCTCCTCACAGTAGTCGTCATCGATCTCGTCGAGGAGTATCTCGGCGTTTCCCTTTATGAGGTTGAGCGAGTTACGCAGGTTGTGTCGGAGTACCCTGTGGAGGACTTCGAGACGCTGTTCACGCATCTCTCTCTTTGTGATGTCTGACTGAACCGCGACGAACTTGGATATCTCGCCCTCGTCATTCTCGACGGGTGCTATCGTCTGGTAAGCCGTATACAGCCTGCCGTCTTTCCTGCGGTTGATTATCTTCTCCTCCC comes from the Candidatus Afararchaeum irisae genome and includes:
- a CDS encoding DUF393 domain-containing protein encodes the protein MNPTSVVIYDGDCAFCSTASKALERLEDVGAVSWYDDEAQWFLEAEFGETPFVLFLVDSDEATVYAGGDAAEELADRAGLPGLVGDLLGDRYETVSEVIRKVTRTEGSPESFGGVYGIEDEAMRLFDELSEASETAEDRKADTDTNTETETDTETETE